atttctgacgaagtgtggtgaagatcggatgaaaactacttaaattagagatcgtacaccatgctaaatgtgtaaaacatacttagtgaccccgtgacctagtttttgatctggcagggtccatgttcgaacttggccttaagatcatctagataaaacttctgacgaagtttggtgaaaatcagatgaaaactacttgaattggaaagcggacaccatgctcaatgtttaaaacccaAAAAGTGACcccgagacctagtttttgacccggaatgacccatattcgaagttgacctagacatcatctagatacaacatctgaccaagtttggtgaagattggatgaaaacaacttgaattagagagcggacactttatacggaccgacagacagacagaccgacaaacaagctccctcctatatacccccctaaacttcgtttctGGGGGTATAATAACAGTTGataaaattgcttttttaaatGTGTTCGAATCTGCACATTAACTTTTATATCAATGATTCAACGtttcttataaataataaaaatacacttCTCCGTTATGCTTTCAAATAAATGCGTCTTTTTTTAAGTGTACCCAGTTTTGATTACTTTTCATTCTGCAATGACAATCCCTTTCTAAAAATCCTTACttgataaagtttatttatatcTATGCTAAGTGAGTAAAAATTGGTAGCTATTTGTGTAAACAATTAAGTTGTTAAtatgataatgaaaataataatgctGCGATTCTACTTGCTATTGGTTATCATAATGCTATCATTTGCTTGTACAACGATCAACCTGTCCGTTCGTGCACTATGGTACACATTCTCTGGGAAATTTAGACGGTCCTCCACGGAAATCAGGGTCACAACTCCTCTCTCACCATCCACCTGCACTACGCTGTGTGCTCCGTCTTCACAAACCAGCAGCTGCCCTGTCTCTGACACGTGTACACCCCTAGGACTGCAAATTGCAGGATCTTCCAAGGATGACAGGACAGCCCCATCCATAGACAGGGTAAGGAGCTTGTTGTTAGTGTAGTTGGTTACATACAGCCGTGATCCATCGGCACTCACGGCGCACTTGTACACTGGGTAATAAATGAAATACTTCTCAATTAATACTTATGACTCTTCATACATGCATTTATTATTAACAGCATAATGATTATTCAAATAAATTGTACAATTTAACTCTTAATAAGCAAAGTTTTTAAAACACAGATACAGTTAAAAATATGTGTGTCTATAAAATTAAATCGACTTAAACTTCAAATCAATAAGTTGCAAATTCTTCGAAATTTGCTATTTATGCATTGAATCtattttgtcaaagtttttaaacacagatacatttaaaaatatgtgtgtCTATAATATTACATCGACTTAAACTTCAAATCAATAACTTGCAAATTCTTCGAAATTTGATATTTATTCATTGAATCTTTTTCGACAGGCATTCTTTAATTAATTTAGGCAAACTGTTTTGCCTTGTTTAACATATAACAATACTTAGTTgtgcatatgtttaattttaaacgAAAACTTTTACCATCGTGAGGCTTTTGTCATCATAAATACATTAGTAATGATTCTATATAAATCGtagtttctttataaaaaaacttgGAACGTTAAGGTTGTCgcttattaataaaaaatcaaacataCCTGTTGCTGAACCTGAAGTATCTTCATAGATCTTCTTCAACAGCTGACCATCCAGTGTGTACTGATACAAGGCAGTATATGAAGTTATAAATAGACTTTGGTTGAAGAATGTGATACCATGACAAATGTGTTCGAAGTTTAGAGCTATGCCTTTCGTTATCTGCCTGTTTTTAACCTTGAGGAACTGGACGGTGTAAATTTCGCCCCATTGCTCAACAGTAACAGCAACCTCATTAGGACTTATGCTGCAAATGTCATAAGGAGAGCCAGGCAAGCCTAAGTGAGAGACAACTGTGAACGTCTTATCAAGCAACTTAATGTTCTTGTTTTCATAGTCTGGAATTAGGATGTCTCCACCAGGTAGCTCAATAATGCCTCTTAAATCACATTCTA
This sequence is a window from Dreissena polymorpha isolate Duluth1 chromosome 16, UMN_Dpol_1.0, whole genome shotgun sequence. Protein-coding genes within it:
- the LOC127861916 gene encoding uncharacterized protein LOC127861916, with the translated sequence MATIWNLNSGSVLRSGLSLLYTLDGQLLKKIYEDTSGSATVYKCAVSADGSRLYVTNYTNNKLLTLSMDGAVLSSLEDPAICSPRGVHVSETGQLLVCEDGAHSVVQVDGERGVVTLISVEDRLNFPENVYHSARTDRLIVVQANDSIMITNSK